One Salvia miltiorrhiza cultivar Shanhuang (shh) chromosome 6, IMPLAD_Smil_shh, whole genome shotgun sequence genomic window, ccgaaccgatgctcacccctagttaatgcatagttaaattaatttaattaatattaaattttattatttccatCGTGAATGTGTCATAATagtgttatttttaattttttatttttatatggaTAGTTACTACGTCTCATAATagtgttatttttaatttttttatttttatatggaTAGTTACTACGTCTGTAAttaagttttaataattattttgtaaaaaatattACCTTCGCTATAAGGTCGTTAAAATAcgaaatttttttgttttaattaaacCTATATCAATATAGGTAAAATACAATAATCTCAATACATATAAAACCGTTGCAAAATAATATAATTCACAAATGTTTGAATAATAAGATACTAATTTGGAAAAATAACAACATATTATAAGTGTGTAGTGGGccgatatatatttatatggtTTATGTAATGTTATACGATTTGCATGAGATGTATACCGAAGGAGGGAGAGAAATAGAGAGAAGGTTAGATAGGCACACACCAATATATATCTGGTGGTCCCAACTCAACAACCAATAGCAGCAATatccaaataataaaaataacatttaaaaagataaaagtgcAATTTTAAAGAAGTGCACAGCTTAAAGAAGTGTATGCCTTATATCAGTATTAACAAAAGTATCTGCGCCTTTTCCTTTGAATCTCGGCATCCCAAACTCACATTTCTTTTGAGCCATTTTCCCCCTCCACTTCCATGGCAAAACTCGGTTCTCCTCCAGACTCCAGCTTCACTGGGGTTGGggttgggggagggggggacaTTCCATCAAGGCTGTTGAACATCCTCGAGGATGATTGGAAGAACTGCAGAATACGGGTGAGCTGTTGTTGCATCTCCGACTGCCTAGTTTCCATTTCTGTCTCCCTCCGACGCCACTCCTTCAACTCCGCCTGTATTGCAGCCTCCCTCTGTCGTCGCTCCTCCATTTCAGCCTGTAAAGCAGCCTCCCTCTGCTGTGTTTGCTGTAACTCCGCCTGGAGCTGTGCAATCTGAGCGGAGAATGTTGTTGAAGGAAACTGAGACGTGCTCGTTGAATGAGTGCTCGTCAAACCAGAAAAACGCATTTGCGACATCGTGCCCAGTCCTAGATCCGGCGTCATCACCTCCCTACAGAACTGACATACGTCATCTGGAGTGACATCCCGACCCTGAGCAGAGTGTAATTGTGAGCCAAATTTTGATGCACAGCTTACAACTCAAAACGTGAGTGACAAGAATAGAGGTGCATGCTTAAAAGTCTTAGCTAGGATTGGATGATTTCGAAAGAAGCCCCTCACCTAAATTGGTCCATCGATAAGTGCGCTCCAAATACAAGCAAACCCCCATATGAGGGAGACACAGTGTACGACATTTGGCTCCTACCGGAGCAAATATCGTACCCGAGAAAAAAGTACAGACGGGaaaagtttcttaatctccagaATGAGCCAGTAGTACTTAACTCCATACCTCCCTAAGAATCTTTGGAGCGAATCCAGTGGCTTCAAATGAGGTGAATGGTTGAGGGACTTTGTCTCCCTAGCCAAATTAAAAG contains:
- the LOC130989456 gene encoding uncharacterized protein LOC130989456, with product MTPDLGLGTMSQMRFSGLTSTHSTSTSQFPSTTFSAQIAQLQAELQQTQQREAALQAEMEERRQREAAIQAELKEWRRRETEMETRQSEMQQQLTRILQFFQSSSRMFNSLDGMSPPPPTPTPVKLESGGEPSFAMEVEGENGSKEM